One region of Micromonospora ureilytica genomic DNA includes:
- a CDS encoding S8 family serine peptidase, which translates to MFRRPQWRRAARSLVSAGAATILAATCLATIGSGAQAAPGGSMGAGASTGDKIRPELAKQLQAKSEGDFWIRFKDRADLSKASAIKDWSKRGTAVADALRKTAAASQGKIRADLDSSGTKYQTFWATNAIKVNSGSLAMAQKFAGHSEVEGLYAPVAYKVPETIKGSDEKTVNALEWGIANINADDVWSQYGVKGEGVTIANIDTGVQFNHPALVNSYRGNNGDGTFDHNYNWFNAAEATGACATAPCDDDGHGTHTMGTMAGSDGANQIGVAPGVKWIAANGCCPSDAALVESGQWMLEPLDLNGQNADASKRPNIINNSWGTEDPSNEPFMEDVTNAWTASGIFGTWSNGNNGPACQTSGSPGSLVSNYSTGAYDVNNNIAGFSSRGAGQNGEIKPNISAPGVNVRSSLPGSGYGTASGTSMAAPHLAGAIALLYSAAPTLVGDVNATRALLNGAAIDKADDQCGGTAADNNVYGEGRLDALALLNAAPTGDIGTLAGTVTDATSGAPIAGATLTLTGPSERELTTGADGKFSTQLPTGDYQVAVAAFGYGSTTRTATVAKGATTTLNVALTAVPSVNVTGAVTDGSGHGWPLYAKVTVTGVSGVYDYTTPSNGRYSIKLPAGQTYTLKYESQYPGYQTVTKEVVVGSGNTTANVAVPVDTSVCTTAPGYTTGSDGEYETFDATTTPAGWTVVDNAGSGQVWKFTDDGDRGNLTGASGNFAMIDSDAYGAGTSQDSSLVSPVVNLTSVAAPVIRFNQDFNQLNDDTADVDLSIDGGATWTNVLRQETDVRGPKLTEIPIPQAAGQAQVQVRFHYYDASYDWWWEVDNVLIGSQVTCVPVDGGLVVGNVRDKNDDSYVNGATVTSKDRPAEKAVTVATPDDPGLADGFYWIYSSLTGEHPFTATAGNYVSQTKSVDVEADWATTANFQLAAGRLSVTPTQLSATLQMPNGKTSKSFTVTNTGGAPVEVKFGERDNGFELLRADGSKVTRQQVLGSSGAPEQRLTVPTSFAAKASGKEAKAAAAATGPQAAPWTDIANYPATIMDNRVVNLDGKVYSLGGGDGEASTTKNYAYDPGAQTWTAIADLPGARNALTAGVVNGKIIVTGGWSDAGPDSATWSYDPGANTWTELADNPAPRAAAGQAVVDGKLYAVGGCTTAACLPMSNSVVRYDPGGDKWETVANYPKSVAFASCGGIDGALYCTGGNDGSAAQKSSYAFDPGANTWTAVADAPADNWASSYAVASGKLLVVGGSQGGAISNAGFAFDPAAGSWSNLPNSNTARYRGGAACGFYKIGGSSGSFNAAPDSEVLPGFEGCSESAADVSWMTIDKSAVTLAPGAKVTVTVGLTANVDQPGTYSGAVAISENTPYSVAPVAVTMTANPPKTWGKLMGTVTGTSCQGATSPLTGAVVQVDSWAASYTFATDAEGRYAYWVDRRNNPLTMIVAKDGWKPQTRQTRIDTATPTVENFGLAPIKC; encoded by the coding sequence ATGTTCAGACGTCCACAATGGCGGCGCGCAGCCAGATCACTGGTGAGCGCCGGCGCGGCGACGATCCTCGCCGCGACATGCTTGGCCACCATCGGCTCGGGCGCGCAGGCCGCGCCCGGCGGTTCGATGGGGGCGGGCGCCTCGACCGGGGACAAGATCCGACCGGAGCTCGCCAAGCAGCTCCAGGCCAAGAGTGAAGGGGACTTCTGGATCCGGTTCAAGGACCGGGCGGACCTGAGCAAGGCCAGCGCCATCAAGGACTGGTCGAAGCGTGGAACGGCGGTGGCGGACGCGCTGCGCAAGACCGCCGCCGCAAGCCAGGGCAAGATCCGAGCCGACCTCGACAGCTCGGGCACGAAGTACCAGACCTTCTGGGCCACCAACGCCATAAAGGTGAACAGCGGCTCGCTGGCGATGGCCCAGAAGTTCGCCGGGCACTCGGAGGTCGAGGGCCTCTACGCCCCGGTCGCCTACAAGGTGCCGGAAACGATCAAGGGCTCCGACGAGAAGACCGTGAACGCCCTGGAGTGGGGCATCGCCAACATCAACGCCGACGACGTCTGGTCCCAGTACGGCGTCAAGGGCGAGGGCGTCACCATCGCGAACATCGACACCGGGGTGCAGTTCAACCACCCGGCGCTGGTGAACTCCTACCGGGGCAACAACGGTGACGGGACGTTCGACCACAACTACAACTGGTTCAACGCCGCCGAGGCCACCGGGGCCTGCGCGACCGCCCCCTGCGACGACGACGGCCACGGTACGCACACGATGGGCACCATGGCCGGCTCCGACGGCGCGAACCAGATCGGTGTCGCCCCCGGGGTCAAGTGGATCGCGGCGAACGGTTGCTGCCCCAGTGACGCCGCTCTGGTCGAATCCGGTCAGTGGATGCTCGAGCCGCTGGACCTCAACGGTCAGAACGCGGACGCGAGCAAGCGACCCAACATCATCAACAACTCGTGGGGCACCGAGGACCCGTCCAACGAGCCGTTCATGGAGGACGTGACGAACGCCTGGACCGCGTCCGGGATCTTCGGCACCTGGTCCAACGGCAACAACGGGCCGGCCTGCCAGACCAGTGGCTCGCCGGGCAGCCTCGTCAGCAACTACTCGACCGGCGCGTACGACGTCAACAACAACATCGCCGGCTTCTCCTCCCGCGGCGCCGGCCAGAACGGCGAGATCAAGCCCAACATCTCCGCGCCGGGCGTGAACGTCCGGTCCAGCCTTCCGGGCAGCGGGTACGGCACTGCCAGCGGCACCTCGATGGCCGCACCGCACCTCGCGGGCGCGATCGCGCTGCTGTACTCGGCGGCACCGACGCTGGTCGGTGACGTCAACGCCACCCGTGCGCTGCTCAACGGCGCCGCCATCGACAAGGCCGACGACCAGTGTGGTGGCACCGCGGCTGACAACAACGTCTACGGCGAAGGCCGACTCGACGCCCTCGCGTTGCTCAACGCCGCCCCGACCGGCGACATCGGCACACTGGCCGGCACGGTCACCGACGCGACCTCCGGCGCCCCGATCGCCGGCGCGACACTGACGCTCACCGGCCCGTCCGAGCGTGAGCTGACCACCGGTGCCGACGGCAAGTTCTCCACCCAGCTCCCCACCGGCGACTACCAGGTCGCCGTCGCGGCGTTCGGGTACGGCAGCACCACCAGGACGGCAACTGTCGCCAAGGGCGCGACCACGACGCTCAACGTCGCCCTCACGGCGGTGCCGAGTGTCAACGTCACCGGAGCGGTCACCGACGGCTCCGGCCACGGCTGGCCGTTGTACGCGAAGGTGACCGTCACGGGCGTGTCCGGCGTCTACGACTACACCACCCCGTCGAACGGCCGCTACAGCATCAAGCTGCCGGCCGGGCAGACGTACACCCTGAAGTACGAGTCGCAGTACCCGGGCTACCAGACCGTCACCAAGGAGGTCGTGGTCGGCTCGGGCAACACCACCGCCAACGTCGCCGTGCCGGTGGACACCAGCGTCTGCACCACCGCGCCCGGTTACACGACCGGCTCCGACGGTGAGTACGAGACCTTCGACGCCACGACCACCCCGGCCGGCTGGACCGTCGTGGACAACGCGGGCAGCGGTCAGGTCTGGAAGTTCACCGACGACGGCGACCGGGGCAACCTGACCGGCGCCAGCGGCAACTTCGCGATGATCGACAGTGACGCGTACGGAGCGGGCACCAGCCAGGACAGCTCCCTGGTCAGCCCGGTGGTCAACCTGACCAGCGTCGCGGCCCCGGTCATTCGGTTCAACCAGGACTTCAACCAGCTCAACGACGACACCGCCGACGTCGACCTGAGCATCGACGGCGGTGCCACCTGGACCAACGTGCTCCGGCAGGAGACGGACGTCCGGGGACCGAAGCTGACCGAGATCCCGATCCCGCAGGCGGCCGGTCAGGCACAGGTGCAGGTTCGGTTCCACTACTACGACGCCTCGTACGACTGGTGGTGGGAGGTCGACAACGTCCTGATCGGCAGCCAGGTCACCTGCGTGCCGGTCGATGGCGGTCTGGTCGTCGGCAACGTCCGTGACAAGAACGACGACAGCTACGTCAACGGCGCCACCGTCACCAGCAAGGACCGGCCCGCCGAGAAGGCCGTCACCGTGGCGACCCCGGACGACCCGGGGCTGGCCGACGGCTTCTACTGGATCTACTCGTCGCTCACCGGCGAGCACCCGTTCACGGCGACCGCCGGCAACTACGTCAGCCAGACCAAGTCTGTCGACGTCGAGGCCGACTGGGCGACCACCGCGAACTTCCAGCTCGCGGCCGGTCGACTGTCGGTGACGCCGACGCAGCTGAGCGCGACGCTCCAGATGCCCAACGGCAAGACCAGCAAGTCGTTCACGGTGACCAACACCGGCGGCGCGCCGGTCGAGGTCAAGTTCGGTGAGCGGGACAACGGATTCGAACTCCTGCGGGCGGACGGGTCCAAGGTCACCCGGCAGCAGGTGCTCGGGTCCAGCGGCGCGCCGGAGCAGCGGCTCACCGTACCGACATCGTTCGCCGCCAAGGCGTCCGGCAAGGAGGCCAAGGCCGCCGCCGCGGCGACCGGCCCGCAGGCGGCGCCGTGGACCGACATCGCCAACTACCCGGCCACGATCATGGACAACCGGGTGGTGAACCTGGACGGCAAGGTGTATTCGCTCGGTGGCGGCGACGGTGAGGCCTCCACCACCAAGAACTACGCCTACGACCCCGGCGCGCAGACCTGGACGGCGATCGCCGACCTTCCCGGCGCGCGCAACGCCCTGACCGCGGGCGTGGTGAACGGCAAGATCATCGTCACCGGCGGCTGGTCCGATGCCGGCCCGGACTCCGCCACCTGGTCGTACGACCCGGGGGCCAACACCTGGACGGAGCTGGCTGACAACCCGGCGCCGCGGGCCGCGGCCGGTCAGGCAGTCGTCGACGGCAAGCTGTACGCGGTCGGCGGCTGCACGACGGCGGCCTGCCTGCCGATGTCGAACAGCGTCGTCCGGTACGACCCCGGCGGTGACAAGTGGGAGACGGTGGCCAACTACCCGAAGTCGGTGGCCTTCGCCTCCTGCGGCGGGATCGACGGCGCCCTCTACTGCACCGGCGGCAACGACGGTTCCGCCGCGCAGAAATCTAGCTACGCCTTCGACCCGGGTGCCAACACGTGGACCGCCGTCGCCGACGCTCCGGCCGACAACTGGGCCAGCTCGTACGCCGTCGCCAGCGGCAAGCTCCTCGTCGTCGGTGGCTCGCAGGGTGGGGCCATCAGCAACGCGGGCTTCGCCTTCGACCCGGCCGCCGGTTCGTGGTCCAACCTGCCGAACTCCAACACCGCCCGGTACCGCGGCGGCGCGGCGTGCGGCTTCTACAAGATCGGCGGCTCGTCCGGCAGCTTCAACGCGGCTCCGGACAGCGAGGTGCTCCCGGGCTTCGAGGGATGCTCCGAGTCGGCGGCCGACGTCAGCTGGATGACCATCGACAAGTCGGCGGTCACCCTCGCGCCGGGTGCGAAGGTCACGGTCACCGTCGGTCTGACGGCGAACGTGGACCAGCCGGGCACCTACTCCGGCGCGGTCGCGATCTCCGAGAACACCCCGTACTCGGTGGCGCCGGTCGCGGTGACCATGACCGCGAACCCCCCGAAGACCTGGGGCAAGCTCATGGGTACGGTCACCGGCACCAGCTGCCAGGGTGCGACCTCGCCGCTCACCGGCGCGGTCGTGCAGGTCGACTCGTGGGCGGCGTCGTACACCTTCGCCACCGATGCCGAGGGCAGGTACGCCTACTGGGTGGACCGCCGCAACAACCCGCTCACGATGATCGTGGCCAAGGACGGCTGGAAGCCGCAGACCCGTCAGACCAGGATCGACACCGCGACTCCGACTGTGGAGAACTTTGGGTTGGCGCCCATCAAGTGCTGA
- a CDS encoding winged helix-turn-helix domain-containing protein — translation MQGIPVASLVIGIASSPAERRHLARLLGGSDAFLIVSTVDQAREFLGVVETPPVPTPPARAALAEVAPTPQPPPPDLTVDSDRRVLRWRDQEIDLTRLEHDVLLCLVHAPGQVWTYERLHLEVWGNRHLGRGSDIHSVVRRVRGKLARLNAATTIHSVRGVGFRLAPV, via the coding sequence ATGCAGGGAATTCCAGTCGCCAGCCTGGTCATCGGCATCGCATCCTCGCCGGCCGAGCGGCGGCATCTGGCCCGGCTGCTCGGCGGCAGCGACGCCTTCCTGATCGTCTCGACCGTCGACCAGGCACGAGAGTTCCTCGGAGTGGTCGAGACGCCGCCCGTCCCCACTCCCCCGGCCAGGGCGGCGCTCGCCGAGGTGGCGCCGACCCCACAGCCACCGCCGCCGGATCTGACCGTCGACTCCGACCGCCGGGTGCTGCGGTGGCGCGACCAGGAGATCGACCTGACCCGGTTGGAGCACGATGTTCTGCTCTGCCTGGTGCACGCGCCCGGCCAGGTCTGGACCTACGAGCGCCTGCACCTTGAGGTCTGGGGCAACCGGCACCTGGGCCGGGGCTCCGACATTCACTCGGTGGTCCGCCGGGTGCGCGGCAAGCTCGCCCGGCTCAACGCCGCGACGACGATCCACTCGGTGCGCGGCGTCGGCTTCCGGCTCGCCCCCGTCTGA
- a CDS encoding phosphatase PAP2 family protein produces the protein MSIGSLYSVGRSTPGPARPLPHARAAVPLGLRLLAAALCGLFALTLTAAVFVRTYPGQWLDGVLLPRAERGGGYEQQTVLVGPAKTVLATFGSPTLIAALLGVVLLVGVLRRRLVAGVVGVGMVVCAVLVAGAVKSQLPRPDLGIESSTTHNSFPSGHVAAATALLLAFMLVLPGWARRWLAVPGAAGVAVIASATMIAGWHRFSDVLGGVLLGVTVFCLAAAALAAWPGDRAAAGGADGGSLWRRLAEAGVGLVVLVWALVVVVPGLAASVQRGLLVAIVATAAATMFLVGAVVFLVRSTDFAVPLSARSPEPSPSTEARKIS, from the coding sequence ATGTCCATCGGATCGTTGTACTCCGTCGGGCGGTCGACGCCCGGTCCGGCGCGACCGCTGCCGCACGCCCGTGCGGCGGTGCCGCTGGGGCTCCGACTGCTCGCGGCGGCGCTGTGCGGTCTGTTCGCCCTCACCCTCACCGCCGCCGTCTTCGTGCGGACCTACCCCGGGCAGTGGCTGGACGGGGTGCTCCTGCCGCGCGCCGAGCGGGGTGGAGGGTACGAGCAGCAGACCGTGCTGGTGGGCCCGGCCAAGACCGTGCTGGCCACCTTCGGCAGCCCGACACTCATCGCGGCCCTGCTCGGCGTGGTGCTGCTGGTGGGTGTGCTCCGCCGACGGCTGGTGGCGGGGGTCGTCGGCGTGGGCATGGTCGTCTGCGCGGTGCTGGTGGCCGGCGCTGTGAAGTCGCAGCTGCCCCGCCCGGATCTGGGGATCGAGAGTTCCACCACCCACAACAGCTTCCCCAGCGGTCATGTCGCGGCGGCGACGGCCCTGCTGTTGGCGTTCATGCTGGTCCTGCCCGGCTGGGCCCGGCGGTGGCTGGCGGTGCCGGGCGCAGCGGGTGTCGCGGTGATCGCCTCCGCCACCATGATCGCTGGCTGGCACCGGTTCAGCGACGTGCTCGGTGGCGTACTGCTGGGGGTGACAGTGTTCTGCCTGGCCGCGGCCGCGTTGGCGGCTTGGCCCGGCGATCGCGCCGCGGCCGGCGGTGCGGACGGTGGCAGCCTCTGGCGCAGGCTGGCCGAGGCGGGAGTCGGGCTGGTCGTGCTGGTCTGGGCGCTGGTGGTGGTCGTGCCCGGTCTGGCCGCGTCGGTGCAGCGCGGGCTGCTGGTCGCCATCGTGGCCACGGCCGCGGCCACGATGTTCCTGGTGGGCGCTGTGGTGTTCCTGGTGCGTTCGACGGATTTCGCGGTGCCGCTCTCCGCGCGGAGCCCTGAGCCGTCGCCATCGACCGAGGCTCGAAAGATCTCATGA
- a CDS encoding response regulator transcription factor: protein MSQVLLIEDHQTVRDGLQLALTRQGHTVHAVGTGEQGLERLRTTSSDVVVLDLMLPGMDGFEVCRRIRQLGDLPIIMLTARNDDMDVVAGLEAGADDYVVKPVQARVLEARIRAVLRRTGADSRRGGDRAGLEQHGALTIDRAALVVSKDGTPVSLAPTELRLLLELSHTPGQVLSRQQLLEAVWEHGYLGDSRLVDACVQRVRAKIEADSSAPVFIQTVRGFGYRFGPL from the coding sequence ATGTCCCAGGTGCTGTTGATCGAAGACCACCAGACGGTGCGCGACGGACTGCAGTTGGCGCTCACCCGACAGGGCCACACCGTGCATGCCGTGGGCACCGGTGAGCAGGGGCTGGAGCGGCTGCGCACCACCTCGTCCGATGTCGTGGTCCTCGATCTCATGCTGCCCGGGATGGACGGTTTCGAGGTCTGCCGCCGCATTCGGCAGCTCGGCGACCTGCCGATCATCATGCTCACCGCCCGCAACGACGACATGGACGTGGTGGCGGGCCTGGAGGCCGGCGCCGACGACTACGTGGTCAAGCCCGTGCAGGCCCGGGTGCTCGAGGCGCGTATCCGCGCGGTGCTGCGACGAACCGGTGCCGACTCGCGGCGCGGCGGCGACCGGGCCGGCCTGGAACAGCACGGCGCGTTGACCATCGACCGGGCCGCGCTTGTGGTCAGCAAGGACGGGACGCCGGTCAGCCTCGCACCCACGGAGCTGCGGCTGCTGCTCGAACTCTCCCACACGCCGGGTCAGGTGCTCAGCCGCCAGCAGCTGCTGGAGGCCGTCTGGGAGCACGGGTATCTCGGCGACTCGCGACTCGTGGACGCCTGCGTCCAGCGGGTCCGGGCCAAGATCGAGGCCGATTCGTCGGCACCGGTCTTCATTCAGACGGTGCGTGGTTTCGGATACCGGTTCGGGCCGCTGTGA
- a CDS encoding sensor histidine kinase, with the protein MTFWRSVAAQVSGLRVRLLLAFALLGVTTSAVVASGSYVQARTVILQQAQDAAVMSLTDELTKGYPIAQLPPTQDDLELMAQRLSDRESYAVVVYRDLRAQGGSEPADPLTPELRQKVRDGHIAWQRVSLDGQPALLIGTQLKLDRPDGTSRPSGLEVYSVRSLVPEQQSIDRLATWAWQTGGLSLLLAVLLALLSARGVLRPIRDLGRAARRLGEGDLTTRLTVRGVDELADVARTFNDTAGTLERQVGELRRMESDARRFVADVSHELRTPLAAMTAVTDVLDEEAEHLPGDAGRAARLVSQETQNLTQLVNDLIEVSRFDSGTARLALDDVDVAAAVTATLRIRGWSDRVRADLPSGVVARLDPRRLDVIVANLVGNAFRHGADPVSVRLSADPDWVTVEVADQGPGLDPEVLPHVFDRLYKADTARTRSEGSGLGLAIAWENARLHRHGERRGALVAGNGPGGGAVFTLRLPRETTDAGGAR; encoded by the coding sequence GTGACGTTCTGGCGCTCGGTCGCCGCCCAGGTCTCGGGCCTGCGGGTCCGGCTGCTCCTGGCGTTCGCGCTGCTGGGCGTCACCACCTCGGCCGTCGTGGCCAGCGGCAGCTACGTGCAGGCCCGGACCGTCATCCTCCAGCAGGCGCAGGATGCCGCGGTGATGTCGCTGACCGACGAGCTCACCAAGGGCTATCCGATCGCCCAGCTCCCGCCGACCCAGGACGACCTCGAACTGATGGCTCAGCGCCTCAGCGACCGGGAGAGCTACGCGGTGGTCGTCTACCGGGACCTGCGGGCACAGGGCGGCTCCGAACCCGCCGACCCGCTCACCCCCGAGCTGCGGCAGAAGGTCCGCGACGGTCACATCGCCTGGCAGCGTGTCTCGCTGGACGGACAGCCCGCGCTGCTCATCGGCACCCAACTGAAGCTCGACCGACCCGACGGCACGTCCCGACCGTCCGGGCTGGAGGTCTACTCGGTGCGCAGCCTCGTGCCCGAGCAGCAGAGCATCGACCGGCTCGCCACCTGGGCGTGGCAGACCGGTGGACTGTCCCTGCTCCTCGCCGTCCTGCTGGCCCTGCTGTCCGCCCGTGGAGTTCTGCGACCCATCCGCGACCTGGGCCGGGCGGCGCGCCGCCTCGGTGAGGGCGACCTGACCACCCGGCTGACGGTCCGGGGCGTCGACGAGTTGGCCGATGTGGCGCGGACCTTCAACGACACGGCGGGCACGCTGGAGCGGCAGGTCGGTGAGCTGCGGCGGATGGAGTCCGACGCCCGCCGGTTCGTGGCCGACGTCTCGCACGAACTCCGTACACCGCTGGCCGCGATGACGGCGGTCACCGACGTGCTCGACGAGGAGGCCGAGCACCTGCCCGGGGACGCGGGCCGGGCCGCTCGGCTGGTCAGCCAGGAGACACAGAACCTCACCCAACTGGTCAACGACCTCATCGAGGTCAGCAGGTTCGACTCCGGCACGGCACGACTCGCCCTGGACGACGTGGACGTGGCCGCGGCGGTGACCGCGACCCTGCGGATCCGCGGCTGGTCCGACCGGGTACGCGCGGACCTGCCGTCCGGAGTGGTGGCCCGGCTCGATCCCCGCCGGCTGGACGTCATCGTCGCCAACCTGGTCGGCAACGCCTTCCGACACGGTGCCGACCCGGTATCCGTGCGCCTGAGCGCCGACCCGGACTGGGTCACCGTCGAGGTGGCCGACCAGGGGCCGGGACTGGACCCGGAGGTGTTGCCGCACGTCTTCGACCGCCTCTACAAGGCCGACACCGCGCGTACCCGCTCCGAGGGCAGCGGCCTCGGCCTCGCCATCGCCTGGGAGAACGCGCGGCTGCACCGCCACGGCGAGCGACGGGGGGCCCTCGTCGCCGGCAACGGCCCGGGCGGCGGCGCGGTCTTCACGCTCCGACTGCCCCGCGAGACCACCGACGCCGGAGGTGCCCGGTGA
- a CDS encoding D-alanine--D-alanine ligase family protein translates to MTTRLAVLYGGQSGEHEVSCRSAASILAHLDRERYQVTEVLIDRDGGWHVGGRPTPLPAALRVLRAQDVVFPALHGPYGEDGTVSSLLEWLGVPYVGNGVFASAAGMDKGVTKRLLAAEGLRVSPGVTLRTGEDLSPEDQRRLELPVFVKPARAGSSLGVVRVDDWAGVPAALEQARQVDPKVLVEQGARGREIDVAVLQHPDGRVQAGPPLEIRVTGSGFFDYDAKYDGGAIFQIPAPLDAATTEVLQDRAIRAFQALDCRGLLRVDFFLPTEGSTEPIVNEVNTFPGFTAASQFPQIWQQAGIGFAALIDILISGALADQDHGRHSALPRPAPAVNLV, encoded by the coding sequence ATGACAACCCGACTGGCAGTGCTGTACGGCGGGCAGAGCGGCGAGCACGAGGTGTCCTGCCGTTCGGCGGCGAGCATCCTCGCCCACCTCGACCGTGAGCGGTACCAGGTCACCGAGGTGCTCATCGACCGCGACGGCGGGTGGCACGTCGGCGGCCGGCCGACGCCGCTGCCTGCGGCGTTGCGCGTGCTGCGCGCCCAGGATGTGGTGTTCCCGGCCCTGCACGGCCCGTACGGCGAGGACGGCACCGTGTCGTCGCTGCTGGAATGGCTCGGCGTGCCGTACGTCGGCAACGGCGTCTTCGCCAGCGCCGCCGGCATGGACAAGGGAGTCACCAAGCGGCTCCTCGCGGCGGAGGGACTGCGGGTCAGCCCGGGGGTGACCCTGCGTACCGGCGAGGACCTGTCGCCCGAGGACCAGCGTCGGCTGGAGCTGCCGGTCTTCGTGAAGCCGGCCCGGGCCGGGTCGAGCCTCGGCGTCGTCCGGGTGGACGACTGGGCGGGGGTTCCCGCCGCGCTGGAGCAGGCCCGCCAGGTCGACCCCAAGGTGCTCGTCGAGCAGGGGGCGCGGGGGCGCGAGATCGACGTGGCCGTCCTCCAGCACCCGGACGGTCGGGTGCAGGCCGGCCCGCCGCTGGAGATCCGGGTGACCGGCTCCGGCTTCTTCGACTACGACGCGAAGTACGACGGCGGGGCCATCTTCCAGATTCCCGCCCCGCTCGACGCGGCGACCACCGAGGTGCTTCAGGACCGCGCGATCCGCGCCTTCCAGGCCCTCGACTGCCGCGGGCTGCTGCGGGTCGACTTCTTCCTGCCCACCGAGGGGTCGACCGAGCCCATCGTGAACGAGGTCAACACGTTCCCCGGTTTCACTGCCGCGTCGCAGTTCCCGCAGATCTGGCAGCAGGCCGGCATCGGGTTCGCCGCCCTGATCGACATCCTGATCTCCGGCGCGCTGGCCGACCAGGACCACGGCCGGCACAGCGCGCTGCCCCGGCCGGCCCCAGCGGTCAACCTGGTGTGA
- the alr gene encoding alanine racemase: MSALAEALVDLDAIASNVRTIAAVTGTGLMAVVKADGFGHGAVQVARAALRAGATWLGVTSTTEALALRDAGVTAPTLSWLHGPDDDFGMLIKGGVDVGVSTTTHLHAVADAARLLGVPAMVQLKADTGLSRNGAAGDDWPELVGWARKYEREGGIRVRGVWSHLADADLPGAPALTRQVTTFEEALRTARSAGLDPELVHLANSAAALSAPRTRFDLCRIGIALYGVDPFGANGPGDFGLRAAMTLRTSVVNVKRVAAGTGVSYGPEHVTGAPTTLALLPLGYADGLPRAAGGSASVWLAGRRCPIVGRIAMDQCVVDAGDLPVTIGDPVVVFGPAEGDKHPPTVVEWARWADTNPHEILTGIGARVAREHLHGRARNS; the protein is encoded by the coding sequence ATGAGCGCCCTCGCCGAAGCCCTGGTCGACCTGGACGCGATCGCCAGCAACGTGCGGACGATCGCGGCGGTCACCGGCACCGGACTGATGGCGGTGGTGAAGGCCGACGGGTTCGGCCACGGCGCGGTGCAGGTGGCCCGAGCCGCGCTGCGCGCCGGCGCCACCTGGCTGGGGGTGACCTCGACGACCGAGGCGCTGGCCCTGCGCGACGCGGGTGTGACCGCGCCCACGTTGAGCTGGCTGCACGGCCCGGACGACGACTTCGGTATGTTGATCAAGGGTGGCGTCGACGTCGGCGTGTCCACGACGACGCACCTGCACGCCGTCGCCGACGCGGCCCGTCTGCTCGGCGTACCGGCGATGGTGCAGCTCAAGGCGGACACCGGGTTGTCCCGCAACGGGGCCGCCGGGGACGACTGGCCCGAGTTGGTCGGTTGGGCCCGCAAGTACGAACGGGAGGGCGGGATCCGGGTGCGCGGGGTGTGGTCCCATCTCGCCGACGCCGACCTGCCGGGCGCCCCCGCGCTCACCCGGCAGGTGACGACCTTCGAGGAGGCGCTGCGGACCGCTCGGTCGGCTGGTCTGGACCCCGAACTCGTCCACCTGGCCAACTCCGCGGCCGCGCTCTCCGCACCACGGACCCGCTTCGACCTCTGCCGGATCGGGATCGCTCTCTACGGTGTGGACCCGTTCGGCGCGAACGGTCCGGGCGACTTCGGGCTGCGTGCCGCGATGACCCTGCGAACGAGCGTGGTGAACGTCAAGCGGGTAGCGGCCGGCACGGGCGTCTCCTACGGGCCCGAGCACGTGACCGGCGCACCGACCACGCTGGCGCTGCTGCCGCTCGGCTACGCCGACGGGTTGCCCCGGGCCGCGGGTGGTAGCGCCTCGGTGTGGCTCGCCGGTCGGCGGTGCCCGATCGTCGGGCGCATCGCCATGGACCAGTGCGTGGTCGACGCCGGGGATCTGCCCGTGACGATCGGCGACCCGGTCGTGGTGTTCGGCCCGGCCGAGGGTGACAAGCACCCTCCGACGGTCGTCGAGTGGGCCCGTTGGGCCGACACCAACCCACACGAGATCTTGACCGGCATCGGGGCCCGGGTGGCCCGCGAGCACCTCCACGGAAGGGCACGGAACTCATGA